One genomic window of Cellulophaga sp. Hel_I_12 includes the following:
- a CDS encoding amidohydrolase, translating to MKRILLLFSILIGSCESVKEQVDLIITNATVYTVDASFSKAQAFAVKDGKFIAIGTNEEISEKYSTEQFIDAQGKAVVPGLIDAHCHFFRLGIDQQELDLVGTKSYDEILEKVKTFQLKNKRDFIIGRGWDQNDWEVKEFPTKEQLDVLYPETPVVLQRIDGHAYIVNQKALDLAGITMDTKAIGGEIIKMNGKITGILVDGPMDLVDAILPKPSKKVMIQALKDAQQIAINNGLTTVNDAGLSREVIELIDSLQQSGDLSMRVYAMISNAPENLDYYLDKGIIKTDYLNVRSVKVYGDGALGSRGAVLKASYTDQHNHFGAMVTPVDEIEKLAHRIAASSYQMNTHAIGDSANIVVLKAYKDALKGKKDRRWKVEHAQVIAPLDFDYFEEGIIPSIQPTHATSDMYWVADRLGAERVKGAYAYKTLLDKAGIVALGTDFPVEQVSPFLTFYAAVARKDTDGFPEGGFQSNDKLTREETLKGMTIWAAYSNFEEEEKGSIEVGKFADFVILEKDIMTIPEEEIATTTASRVFIAGKSLK from the coding sequence ATGAAAAGAATATTGCTACTTTTTTCCATACTTATAGGCAGTTGTGAATCAGTGAAAGAACAGGTTGATTTGATAATTACAAACGCTACGGTTTATACTGTGGACGCTTCTTTTTCTAAAGCCCAAGCCTTTGCGGTTAAAGATGGTAAGTTTATAGCTATAGGCACCAATGAAGAAATTTCAGAAAAGTATAGTACGGAGCAATTTATTGATGCTCAAGGTAAGGCTGTTGTGCCGGGTTTAATCGATGCACATTGTCATTTTTTTAGATTGGGAATCGACCAACAAGAACTTGATTTAGTGGGCACCAAGAGTTATGATGAGATCCTGGAAAAAGTAAAAACCTTTCAATTAAAAAATAAAAGAGATTTTATCATCGGTCGTGGTTGGGATCAAAACGACTGGGAAGTTAAAGAGTTTCCTACCAAAGAACAATTAGACGTCTTATATCCTGAAACGCCAGTAGTTTTGCAGCGTATTGATGGGCATGCGTATATCGTAAACCAGAAAGCGCTCGACTTAGCCGGAATCACCATGGATACAAAAGCAATAGGTGGTGAAATTATAAAAATGAATGGAAAAATAACAGGTATTCTAGTCGATGGTCCTATGGATTTGGTAGACGCTATCTTGCCTAAACCTTCTAAAAAAGTGATGATTCAAGCGCTAAAAGATGCGCAACAAATTGCTATAAACAACGGGTTAACCACCGTAAATGATGCAGGGTTGTCTCGAGAAGTGATTGAGCTTATAGACAGTTTACAACAATCAGGGGACTTATCCATGCGCGTATATGCCATGATTTCTAATGCTCCTGAGAACTTAGATTATTATTTAGACAAAGGTATCATCAAAACCGATTATTTAAATGTTCGCTCTGTAAAGGTATATGGAGATGGCGCATTGGGTTCTCGTGGGGCTGTTTTAAAAGCATCGTATACTGACCAGCATAATCACTTCGGAGCTATGGTAACGCCTGTTGATGAAATTGAAAAATTAGCCCATCGAATTGCAGCAAGCTCGTATCAGATGAATACGCACGCTATTGGTGATTCAGCGAATATTGTGGTGTTAAAAGCGTATAAAGATGCTTTAAAAGGTAAAAAGGATAGACGTTGGAAAGTTGAACACGCCCAAGTCATTGCACCTTTAGACTTTGACTATTTTGAAGAAGGAATTATTCCGTCTATACAGCCAACTCATGCCACTAGCGATATGTATTGGGTTGCCGATAGGCTAGGAGCTGAGCGCGTAAAGGGTGCTTATGCCTATAAAACACTTTTAGATAAGGCGGGAATAGTGGCTTTAGGAACCGATTTTCCTGTAGAACAGGTAAGTCCGTTTTTAACTTTTTATGCTGCAGTAGCACGAAAAGATACCGATGGATTTCCTGAAGGAGGGTTTCAATCGAATGATAAATTAACTAGAGAAGAAACGCTTAAAGGAATGACCATTTGGGCAGCCTATAGTAACTTTGAAGAAGAAGAAAAAGGGAGTATTGAAGTGGGTAAATTTGCTGATTTTGTAATCCTAGAAAAAGATATTATGACTATCCCAGAAGAAGAAATTGCAACGACAACTGCATCGCGCGTTTTTATAGCCGGTAAAAGTTTAAAGTAA
- a CDS encoding OmpA family protein: MKIFFKLLYVFFGLANFLGQSQNLVKNPSFEAYHQCPKEYGSLSLDATDWKIPSLGTTDYFHTCSQELPVENNFIGSQLPFDGDAYAGMYMYAPNDYREYITASLNTPLTQGKLYKVSFLVNLADKVEFAVNRFDVLLSKAAFEMSTSKYIDLAYLPADFTNNFKEITNSTFYNNTEDWTQISTTFVAKGNERFLTIGNFKSNESTMVEVVKKTSKKSAYYFIDMVSVEAMPFFNLNELYVFDDVLFDFDETTIEIKYSRQLNDLVAYLEAKPSLKVNLYGHTDALGSDDYNDTLSHKRAETIANFLIKAGVPKNRIEWKGFGLKKPIVDNNEETLRFKNRRVEFLISELHSDYAKTVYED, encoded by the coding sequence ATGAAAATATTTTTCAAGTTGTTATACGTATTTTTTGGATTGGCTAATTTTCTCGGACAGAGTCAAAATTTAGTCAAAAACCCTAGTTTTGAGGCGTACCACCAATGCCCTAAGGAATACGGCTCCTTGAGTTTAGATGCAACAGATTGGAAGATTCCAAGTTTAGGTACTACCGATTATTTTCACACCTGCAGCCAAGAATTACCTGTTGAAAATAATTTTATAGGTTCACAACTCCCTTTTGATGGGGATGCTTATGCCGGAATGTATATGTATGCACCAAATGATTATAGAGAATATATTACCGCATCATTGAATACTCCCTTAACGCAGGGAAAACTATACAAAGTTTCTTTTTTGGTTAACCTAGCAGATAAAGTAGAATTTGCTGTGAATAGGTTCGACGTGTTACTGTCAAAAGCCGCTTTTGAAATGAGTACCTCAAAATATATAGATTTAGCCTATTTACCTGCAGATTTTACAAACAACTTTAAGGAAATTACAAACAGTACTTTTTACAATAACACGGAAGATTGGACGCAAATTTCAACCACGTTTGTAGCAAAGGGAAATGAGCGCTTTTTAACTATTGGGAATTTTAAAAGCAATGAATCTACCATGGTGGAAGTTGTAAAAAAAACCTCAAAAAAATCGGCCTATTATTTTATTGATATGGTCAGTGTGGAGGCCATGCCCTTTTTTAATTTGAATGAACTATATGTTTTTGACGATGTATTGTTCGATTTTGACGAAACGACCATTGAAATTAAATATTCCCGTCAATTAAACGATTTAGTAGCCTACCTAGAAGCAAAGCCAAGTTTAAAAGTGAACTTGTATGGGCATACAGATGCTTTGGGGTCTGACGACTATAATGATACCTTATCGCATAAACGAGCTGAAACAATAGCTAATTTTTTAATCAAAGCCGGAGTGCCTAAAAATAGAATTGAATGGAAAGGTTTTGGTCTTAAAAAACCGATCGTTGATAATAACGAAGAAACACTTCGTTTTAAAAACAGACGGGTTGAGTTTTTAATTTCTGAACTACATAGCGATTATGCTAAAACAGTATATGAGGATTAA
- the asnB gene encoding asparagine synthase B produces the protein MCGIVCAFDVKESTEELRPQLLEMSKKIRHRGPDWSGIFANDKAILAHERLAIVDPASGKQPLFSEDKKLILAANGEIYNHRQLRKQFEGKYNFQTESDCEVILALYQKKGVHFLDEMNGIFGFAIYDVEKDEYFIARDHMGIIPLYMGWDKNGTFYVASELKALEGTCTKIELFPPGHYMHSSDGELKQWYSRDWMEYEAVKDNTTSIAAIKEALEAAVHRQLMSDVPYGVLLSGGLDSSVTSAIAKKYAQKRIESDDTAEAWYPQLHSFSVGLEGSPDLAAARKVADHIGTIHHEIKFTIQEGLDAIKDVVYNLETYDVTTIRASTPMYLMARVIKSMGIKMVLSGEGADELFGGYLYFHKAPNAKEFHEETVRKLSKLHMYDCLRANKSLAAWGIEGRVPFLDKEFMDVAMRINPQDKMINGERMEKWVVRKAFEEMLPESVAWRQKEQFSDGVGYSWIDTLKEVVKVEVSDEQLANAKFRFPLQTPTSKEEFYYRSIFESHFPSDAAALCVPQEASVACSTKIALEWDEAFKNMNDPSGRAVANVHADAYVKA, from the coding sequence ATGTGTGGAATTGTATGTGCGTTTGATGTAAAAGAGAGTACGGAAGAATTAAGACCTCAGTTGCTTGAGATGTCAAAAAAAATTAGACATAGAGGGCCAGATTGGAGTGGAATATTTGCAAATGATAAAGCCATATTAGCTCACGAGCGTTTGGCTATTGTAGATCCAGCTTCTGGAAAACAACCTTTATTTAGTGAAGATAAAAAATTAATACTCGCTGCCAATGGTGAGATTTATAACCACAGGCAACTTAGAAAGCAGTTTGAGGGAAAATACAATTTCCAAACTGAATCCGATTGTGAGGTGATTTTGGCATTGTATCAAAAAAAAGGAGTTCACTTTTTGGATGAAATGAATGGCATTTTTGGATTTGCCATTTATGATGTGGAAAAAGATGAATATTTTATAGCAAGAGACCATATGGGAATAATTCCTTTATATATGGGTTGGGATAAAAATGGCACTTTTTACGTAGCCTCCGAATTAAAAGCTTTAGAAGGAACCTGTACTAAAATAGAACTTTTTCCTCCGGGACATTATATGCACAGCTCGGATGGCGAATTAAAACAATGGTATTCTCGTGATTGGATGGAATACGAGGCTGTAAAAGATAACACAACCAGCATTGCAGCCATTAAAGAGGCTTTAGAAGCGGCCGTTCACAGACAATTAATGTCTGATGTACCTTATGGTGTTTTGTTATCAGGAGGGCTAGATTCTTCAGTGACTTCTGCTATTGCTAAAAAATACGCCCAAAAAAGAATCGAATCAGATGATACTGCAGAGGCTTGGTACCCGCAGTTGCACTCATTTTCAGTAGGTCTTGAAGGATCGCCTGATCTAGCAGCGGCTAGGAAAGTCGCCGATCATATCGGTACCATTCATCACGAAATTAAATTTACGATTCAAGAAGGCCTAGATGCTATAAAAGATGTCGTTTACAATCTAGAAACCTATGATGTCACTACGATTAGAGCTTCAACGCCCATGTATTTAATGGCTAGAGTTATCAAATCTATGGGGATAAAAATGGTGCTTTCTGGAGAAGGTGCAGATGAATTGTTTGGAGGCTATTTGTATTTTCATAAAGCACCTAATGCTAAAGAATTTCATGAAGAAACGGTCCGTAAATTAAGTAAATTACACATGTACGACTGTTTAAGAGCGAATAAATCATTAGCTGCTTGGGGAATAGAGGGTCGTGTGCCATTTTTAGATAAAGAATTTATGGATGTAGCTATGCGCATCAATCCACAAGATAAAATGATTAATGGCGAACGCATGGAAAAATGGGTGGTACGTAAAGCTTTTGAAGAAATGTTACCTGAAAGCGTCGCATGGCGTCAAAAAGAACAATTTTCGGATGGGGTAGGGTACAGTTGGATTGATACCCTGAAAGAGGTAGTTAAAGTAGAGGTAAGTGACGAACAATTAGCGAATGCTAAATTCAGGTTTCCACTGCAGACACCAACATCAAAGGAAGAATTTTATTACCGTTCTATATTTGAGTCACATTTTCCGTCAGATGCTGCAGCGCTTTGCGTTCCTCAAGAAGCATCCGTTGCTTGTAGTACTAAAATAGCTTTAGAGTGGGATGAGGCATTTAAAAACATGAACGATCCTTCTGGTAGGGCCGTGGCTAATGTGCATGCTGACGCCTATGTAAAAGCTTAA
- a CDS encoding ABC-F family ATP-binding cassette domain-containing protein, whose translation MISVDAIAVEFSGDTLFSDVSFVINENDKIALMGKNGAGKSTMMKIIAGEQKPTRGHIRFPKDAVIAYLPQHLLTEDNCTVFQEASKAFAQVFEMKNEMDELNKALETRTDYESDAYMKLIQKVSDLGEKYYALEEINYEAEVEKALAGLGFKREDFHRQTSEFSGGWRMRIELTKILLQKPDLILLDEPTNHVDIASVIWLEDFLLNKAKAVVVISHDKTFIDNITNRTIEVTMGRIYDYKANYSHYLQLREDRRSHQIKAYQEQQRFIADNQTFIDRFKGTYSKTNQVTSRERMLEKLEIIEIDEIDTSALKLKFPPAMRSGDYPVTAIDLTKTYGDLVVFKNANMSISRGEKVCFVGRNGEGKSTMIKAIMGEIDFEGKCTLGHNVKVGYFAQNQASLLDPELTVFQTVDEVAQGEVRTQMKNILGRFMFSGDAIDKKVSVLSGGEKTRLAMVKLLLDPVNLLILDEPTNHLDLKSKDVLKEALLDFDGTLILVSHDRDFLQGLAEKVFEFKEKRVIEHFETVDAYLVRNRIENLKEIDLK comes from the coding sequence ATGATTTCTGTTGATGCTATTGCTGTTGAATTTAGTGGAGATACCCTTTTTAGTGATGTTTCTTTTGTAATTAATGAGAATGATAAAATTGCCCTTATGGGCAAAAATGGTGCTGGAAAATCGACCATGATGAAAATTATCGCTGGTGAGCAAAAGCCCACACGTGGTCATATTCGTTTTCCTAAGGATGCTGTTATTGCCTATTTGCCGCAACATTTATTAACCGAAGACAACTGTACCGTTTTTCAAGAAGCTTCTAAGGCCTTTGCGCAAGTTTTTGAAATGAAAAATGAAATGGATGAACTTAACAAAGCTTTAGAAACCAGAACAGATTATGAATCTGATGCCTATATGAAGTTGATTCAAAAGGTATCAGATTTAGGAGAAAAATATTATGCGCTAGAAGAAATTAATTACGAAGCAGAAGTTGAAAAAGCATTAGCAGGCTTAGGTTTTAAGCGCGAAGATTTTCATCGGCAAACCAGTGAATTTAGTGGTGGTTGGCGTATGAGAATTGAACTCACCAAAATTTTACTACAAAAGCCTGATTTAATTCTTTTAGATGAGCCCACAAACCACGTTGATATTGCTTCTGTCATCTGGTTAGAAGACTTTTTACTCAACAAAGCCAAAGCTGTTGTTGTCATCTCACACGACAAAACCTTTATTGACAATATTACCAACCGAACTATAGAGGTGACCATGGGTCGAATTTATGACTATAAAGCAAACTATTCGCATTACTTACAATTGCGCGAAGACCGCAGAAGCCATCAAATTAAAGCCTACCAAGAGCAGCAGCGATTTATAGCTGACAATCAAACCTTTATTGATCGATTTAAAGGTACCTATTCGAAAACCAATCAAGTTACATCTCGAGAAAGAATGCTTGAAAAGTTAGAAATTATTGAAATCGACGAGATTGATACTTCTGCCTTAAAATTAAAATTTCCGCCTGCGATGCGTTCTGGAGATTATCCTGTAACTGCTATTGATCTTACGAAAACCTACGGAGACCTTGTTGTTTTTAAAAATGCGAATATGAGTATCTCACGTGGCGAAAAGGTTTGTTTTGTGGGTCGAAACGGAGAAGGGAAATCTACCATGATTAAAGCCATTATGGGCGAAATAGACTTCGAAGGCAAATGTACGCTAGGCCATAACGTAAAAGTAGGTTACTTTGCACAAAACCAAGCATCCTTATTAGACCCAGAGTTAACAGTTTTCCAAACCGTTGATGAAGTTGCTCAAGGCGAAGTGAGAACTCAAATGAAGAATATTTTAGGCCGATTTATGTTTAGCGGTGATGCCATAGATAAAAAAGTAAGCGTGCTTTCTGGAGGAGAAAAAACAAGATTGGCTATGGTAAAATTACTCTTAGACCCTGTGAACCTGCTTATCCTTGATGAGCCCACCAACCATTTAGATTTAAAGTCTAAAGATGTTTTAAAAGAAGCTTTACTTGATTTTGATGGCACGCTGATTCTTGTTTCGCATGATAGAGATTTTCTGCAAGGCTTAGCCGAAAAAGTATTTGAGTTTAAAGAAAAGCGTGTTATTGAACATTTTGAAACTGTTGATGCCTATTTGGTTCGAAATAGGATTGAGAATTTGAAGGAGATAGACCTGAAATAA
- a CDS encoding PepSY domain-containing protein, with translation MSSTNSRKKQAKVLRIFRKIHRYTGAVLFIFFFFISISGLLLGWKKNSNGLLLAETQKGTTSEFSEWLPLEVLYQKAYTIIQDSVVSEKPIALDRVDIRKDKGVVKFIFDDYYGLQLDGGTGKLLEFGKRNADLVENIHDGSILDRFFNISGGYIKLTYSTIMSVALLIFTITGFWLWYGPKRMRNTT, from the coding sequence ATGAGTTCAACCAATAGCAGAAAAAAACAAGCTAAAGTTTTACGTATTTTTAGAAAAATTCACCGATACACTGGGGCGGTGTTGTTTATTTTTTTCTTTTTTATTTCTATCTCGGGACTTTTATTGGGTTGGAAAAAAAACAGCAACGGGTTGCTGTTGGCAGAAACTCAAAAAGGAACAACTTCCGAATTTTCCGAATGGTTGCCCTTAGAGGTTTTATATCAAAAGGCATATACTATAATTCAAGATTCAGTAGTTTCAGAAAAGCCCATTGCTTTAGATCGCGTAGATATTCGCAAAGACAAGGGCGTTGTGAAGTTTATTTTTGATGATTATTACGGTTTGCAACTCGATGGAGGAACGGGAAAGCTTTTAGAATTTGGCAAGCGAAATGCCGATCTGGTTGAAAACATTCACGATGGCTCTATTTTAGATCGATTTTTTAATATTTCAGGCGGTTATATAAAGTTAACCTATAGTACCATCATGAGCGTCGCATTATTGATTTTTACCATCACGGGCTTTTGGCTTTGGTATGGTCCAAAACGCATGAGGAATACCACTTAA
- a CDS encoding TonB-dependent receptor: MQQYIKLFMLVFLGFFQSLVAQKKDKDSIIGTETVTVVKAYKPTVADAFKIKSVPVINDSIVLKKKKIDYTIFSVPVASTFTPAKGKAATVDKVAPPVLFNSYASLGFGTYDNALAEVYTSRSINRDERLDLGLTHHSSRGQIDSIALNNDFYDTKLVAAYAKSDTDLDWGLNLGLQHQLYNWYGVPLGNLTDQQIEDLDSKQNYFNAEIAGHINLEDTYFERGEALFRRFFDATKSAENRAMIKGIAAFPVQDENIKINVKLDYLGGSFKNADVNSVENLAGNNYRFFQAGFGPSIEIIRDDLTLNLGANLVFGLDAENSDSNFYIYPNITASYRVLEEIVIAYGGIQGELLQNSYYDFVEENPFVSPTLTIQPTDQKYNAYAGIKGQLIPNLSYNIRATYKTENRKPLFKWNPLNSFRDDDKAYTYRNSFEVFYDDVKTLGIFGELNVDIKRNFSLGLNAEAFNYTTETDRPAWNLPKFTSSAFMDYQITQQWYLGASLFYMGQRDDLLSEVVQNTPQDNFPSEEISLNAFWDVNAHLGYRFNNQLSVFLKGNNLTNSNYQRWANYPVQGLQVIAGATYKFDF; the protein is encoded by the coding sequence ATGCAGCAATATATAAAATTATTCATGCTTGTTTTTTTGGGGTTTTTCCAATCGCTTGTAGCCCAAAAAAAAGATAAAGATAGCATTATAGGAACCGAAACAGTGACTGTTGTAAAGGCCTACAAGCCCACCGTAGCAGATGCTTTTAAGATCAAATCGGTACCTGTTATCAACGATTCTATCGTTTTAAAAAAGAAAAAAATTGACTATACTATTTTCTCCGTTCCTGTAGCTTCTACCTTTACACCCGCAAAAGGAAAAGCGGCTACGGTCGATAAGGTGGCTCCACCCGTACTCTTCAATTCGTATGCTTCATTGGGTTTTGGCACCTATGATAATGCTTTGGCAGAAGTATACACCAGTAGAAGTATCAATAGAGATGAACGCTTAGATTTAGGCCTTACCCACCATTCTTCAAGAGGTCAAATTGATAGTATTGCACTAAATAATGACTTTTATGACACTAAATTGGTAGCCGCTTATGCTAAAAGTGATACAGATTTGGATTGGGGCCTTAATTTGGGCTTACAACATCAACTATACAACTGGTATGGAGTACCATTAGGGAATTTAACGGATCAGCAAATTGAGGACTTAGATTCAAAACAAAATTATTTTAACGCCGAAATTGCGGGACATATCAACCTTGAAGATACATACTTTGAAAGGGGAGAAGCTTTGTTTCGTCGTTTTTTTGATGCCACAAAATCAGCAGAAAATAGAGCGATGATCAAAGGTATAGCAGCCTTTCCAGTTCAAGATGAAAATATTAAAATTAATGTAAAGCTCGATTATCTGGGTGGAAGCTTTAAAAATGCAGATGTAAATAGTGTAGAAAATTTAGCGGGAAATAATTACCGTTTTTTTCAAGCAGGATTTGGGCCAAGTATTGAAATTATTCGTGATGATTTGACTTTAAATTTAGGAGCAAACCTTGTTTTTGGTTTAGATGCTGAAAATAGCGATAGTAATTTTTATATCTATCCCAATATTACAGCGAGCTATCGCGTTTTAGAAGAAATAGTTATTGCTTATGGTGGTATTCAAGGTGAATTGCTGCAGAATTCGTATTACGACTTTGTTGAGGAAAATCCGTTTGTGTCACCAACCTTAACAATTCAACCAACCGATCAAAAATATAATGCCTATGCGGGTATTAAAGGACAATTGATACCTAACTTGAGTTATAACATTAGAGCCACGTACAAAACAGAAAATAGAAAGCCATTGTTTAAATGGAACCCTTTAAATTCGTTTAGAGATGATGATAAGGCCTACACCTATCGTAATTCGTTTGAGGTTTTTTATGATGACGTAAAAACCTTGGGTATTTTTGGAGAATTGAATGTGGATATTAAACGAAACTTTTCATTGGGCTTAAATGCAGAAGCATTCAATTATACCACAGAAACGGATCGCCCTGCATGGAACTTACCAAAATTTACGAGTTCTGCATTTATGGACTATCAAATTACACAGCAATGGTATTTAGGTGCTTCTCTTTTTTATATGGGTCAACGTGACGATTTATTATCAGAAGTCGTTCAAAATACGCCACAAGATAATTTTCCATCAGAAGAAATTTCTTTAAATGCTTTTTGGGATGTCAATGCGCATTTAGGATATCGATTTAATAACCAACTTTCTGTTTTTCTAAAAGGAAATAACCTGACCAATAGTAATTATCAGCGTTGGGCAAACTACCCCGTACAAGGGCTGCAAGTGATCGCAGGTGCAACCTATAAGTTTGATTTTTAG
- a CDS encoding DUF2911 domain-containing protein: MKKFIKIALISACFIFTANLSAQKFSSLDQSPMDAASYPSSYKIADKLAKVTYSRPQLKGRSVSELAPAGSVWRTGANESVEITFYKDATFGGTSVKAGTYSLFTIPGEKEWTVILNKNLNQWGAYTYDKAADLVRVKGTVSTGKESLENLSMIFHDGTTGPELVMGWGTVIVTVPVSEKK, encoded by the coding sequence ATGAAAAAATTTATCAAAATTGCCTTAATTTCAGCTTGCTTTATTTTTACTGCAAATCTAAGTGCACAAAAATTCAGCAGCTTAGACCAGAGTCCTATGGATGCAGCTTCTTATCCAAGCAGTTATAAAATTGCCGACAAATTAGCAAAAGTTACCTACAGTAGACCTCAATTAAAAGGAAGGTCTGTTTCTGAACTAGCTCCTGCAGGTAGTGTTTGGCGAACAGGCGCAAATGAATCGGTAGAGATCACATTTTATAAAGACGCTACTTTTGGAGGTACATCAGTTAAAGCTGGTACTTATTCGTTATTTACAATTCCAGGCGAAAAAGAATGGACAGTTATTTTAAACAAGAACTTAAACCAGTGGGGAGCTTATACGTATGATAAAGCTGCTGACTTGGTGCGCGTAAAAGGAACTGTTAGCACTGGTAAGGAATCTTTAGAAAATTTATCTATGATTTTCCATGATGGTACTACAGGTCCAGAATTAGTTATGGGTTGGGGAACAGTTATCGTTACCGTTCCTGTAAGCGAAAAAAAATAA
- a CDS encoding YkgJ family cysteine cluster protein: MSILKKVRAVDSLYAVLDKEIAVFQSKSSLHCKAGCGKCCTHAEVDASPLEFLPWALHLFLKGTAATTLDHLKTKTSAICHIYEPLSVVDSGSGKCSDYQYRGLICRLFGYGANRDKFGEMRLATCKIIKESQAENFEAAQKAMKEGLYVPIFTDYYMKLSQIDFRLGNLIVPVNTALKLALEEVLQYYAYRPFPRGFKNCA; encoded by the coding sequence ATGTCTATATTAAAGAAGGTTAGAGCTGTTGATTCATTATATGCAGTTCTAGATAAAGAAATCGCTGTTTTTCAATCTAAAAGCTCGCTTCATTGTAAAGCAGGTTGTGGAAAATGTTGTACGCATGCTGAGGTTGATGCGTCGCCGTTAGAATTTCTTCCTTGGGCTTTACATTTATTTTTAAAGGGTACAGCAGCAACAACTTTAGACCATTTAAAGACTAAAACTTCTGCTATTTGCCATATTTACGAACCCCTTTCAGTAGTAGATAGTGGTAGCGGTAAGTGTAGCGATTATCAATACCGCGGATTAATTTGTCGTCTTTTTGGGTATGGCGCCAATCGCGATAAGTTTGGCGAAATGCGTTTGGCTACCTGTAAAATTATCAAAGAATCTCAAGCAGAAAATTTCGAAGCGGCGCAAAAAGCGATGAAAGAGGGATTATACGTCCCCATTTTTACCGATTATTATATGAAGCTTTCTCAGATCGATTTTAGATTAGGAAACCTTATTGTTCCAGTAAATACAGCCTTAAAGCTGGCGCTAGAAGAAGTTTTACAGTATTATGCCTACCGACCATTTCCGAGAGGTTTTAAGAATTGTGCGTAA